TGAGCCTGTAATCAAGGAGGGTAGGAAAGAAGCCTCCTGGAGAAAAGTATCCTTTTCTAAATAACAGTTTGAAAAATAACAGATTCAAGGGCCTCTCACTCtcagctaggaaaaaaaaaaagcacattccTAAATTAAGTTAAGAAACAGAAGTGTGCTTTTTTGTCTCATCATTAGCTAAAGTAACATAACCAGATTCTTTATTGCCCAATGAAGGCAGGAGAATCAGGAAAATTCCTGATTTTTTGTATTGATCATACCAATTTCAGGTGCATCTTGGAAGTTCATGTCTGTACCCTGTGGGGGGAAGTAGGAACCAAGGGAAATATAAAAGGCAGTCCTACATTCACcttatttggttcctttttcatttgtgaagCAGAGCTATATGAATTACTCTGGTGCTTTGTctacattatattattttactttttttttttttttttaaagattttagtcatttgacagagatcacaagtaggcagagaggcagtcagagcaagagggggaagctagctccctgctgagcagaaagcccgatgcagggctcaatcccaggaccctgagaccatgacctgagccgaaggcagaggcttaacccactgagccaccccggcacccctattattttacttcttataCTTAGCTAGTCTTTAGTAGATATCCAGGAAGGGCTTTAaggtaattttttgtttgtttttattaaaaataagttttttttttttttggtaaggttATATTAGAAATTTTGACCCCAGAGTGGTTTTAAGGAGGTGGTCTGACTTCTCTTGGCCTTCATGTTTATTAGGTTTAAAAAAGAGGTAACTGCAGAGAAGACATACTCCTATCACTTCTCATTTCTGACCACTGTCTGTTTTTATGGAGCGGGCACATGACCTAGGATACTCTTGGTTACTGGAAAGAGGTTTCCCTTGTATCTGCCGTATTTCCAGTTTAACAATCCCCTGTCCTCCAACAACCCACAAAACCCCCCCAATATCTGAACCAAAATATTCAacattatttatcaaaataaatttattaaatgtattcaaaGACCACGTCAAAGTTTAGCTGCCTTCAGGACAGTTTTTGGCACTCATCATGGACAATGTAGTTTCCTACACGACAGCACTCATTCTATTACACCACTCGTGAACAATTCAAATACAGACCGTTTCAGTTTTAGTGTTACATGAGACAACAGTACTGATGATCTGTAGTCATAAGAACTTCAACACCCTTGCACACAgtaaacattttaacattacTTACTCCTAAATAACTAAAACTAAAACCACTATGTGGTAACATGGACTGATTTAGGGAAAGATATACAGCCAGCATAGCTAAGGCCACATAATCCCAGacctattgatttttaaatgctttggACCAACAGTATCACATCATACCTTGGGGTCTCACATTCCTATTTCTGCCTTCCCAGTGTGAGACACACCACATGTAGACCGCTTTCCCTCCCTGTGTCCTGGACACAGCTACGGAAGATCGTCCCAATACAAGCTTCTCCTAGACAGTTACCACCTTCCTGATGCACTAACTCTGAATCAATAGTTCTGAGTGATTGTTTCCTGAACACCCAGGCTAAATTCAAGGTCAGTCTTTTTGGCAGGTCACAGCCTTTCcccttaggaaaaaaatgaaatgtcctccacattgggctcctttctcagctcATGTGGCGTGGGGCTCAGTGGTGATCTGAGGCTTTTTACACAAGTCCTGGTAAAATTCTGACTCCAAGAAACGGGGATAAGAGTTGTTCTCCATCAAGCTGTAGACCCTTCTTCTGGGCAGTTGTAAAGCAGCCACTTGTAGCTTCTTGTATATTTGAGCAATCAGAGTTTTGGTTTGAAAATctatgtttatctgaaatttaaaaaaaaaaaaaagtggtttattCCATATTCAGAATTAGAGATTGATACCTGTATGATATTtgaaaacacagaagcaaaaactATAGTGTGTGATAAGCTTCATTAGCCAggtcatttaagaaataaaatcaatctaATTAAGACCAGAATTAGTTTCTAAAAACCATTTAACTCCCCACCCCCGAGTCCCCTGgcctttaatttaatttgatgtcttttgttttgtgttggtGCTAAGAGTGTTCAAAATATGCTGCAATGAAGAACACTGTTTCCCCCTTACCTCTTTTGGAGcttctttttctatgaaaatcAGTATATATTTTCCTTGCTTTGGAGGACAGTTTTTGGGGTGACTTGGTTTTTTTGAAGTCTTCACAGGCCAGCCAGAATTCAATATTTTCTTCACAaaactcagattttaaaaaagccCTGAATGCAGCAAGACCAtctgggaaagaggaggaaaaataaagtatacaGAATGTGAACTGGGTGACCAATTCATCCTTCACTTTTTTTCCAGAACTACCATTTTCCCActcctatattttattatttctagatGATAGCAATTTTCTTGATTTCACTCAAACCTTGTAATCCTCTCAATTTAGCTCTTTAAAGGCTAAGATGCTAATAGTGCAAAATGCTTAAGTTGGTGCACtgctacaaaaatataaatagttaaCTTTGCTattaatgcaaatatttatatggGAACCTAAATTCTCTGGGAACTAAACCTCCTGGAAACATTGTATGCAATGGAAAAGCTGATTCAACCCTAAGGAAGAGGAACTGCCACTATAATTTTGGCTAGTTTTTCTCCCCTGTCTACAGTGAATAGACCATGCATTTCCATGGTTAAATACtaggaaataaaggagaaaaataggcaTTATATTTTTAGCGATTATAAAGCTGAACTCCCCTTGGGCAGTCTGCTTTTCTGTTGTGTGAACAGCTTTTCTAGATGTGTGATACTTGAAATGGATCAAATTTAACAGGTAACTTACATTTACTGGCTAGCAGCTCATCAAATGCTTCTGACCACAGTTGTGCTTCTCAGGGGAAGGCCTGCAACAGAAAGTCTGCATGTGAGCTGGGGCACATCACAGTTCCTCTTTCCAGCACAGCAGCAAGTGATTCACATTTCTAAGTACAAGATTTTCAACTTACTTGATGAACGTTTGCTGTTTGCTTTTCTTGCCAGTTTGGGCTTCCCAGGAGAGGATGAATTTTTGCAAGAAGTAGCTCAAACGGGTCTTCCAatcttttaatctaaaaaaaaaaacgaaaaagatACTCACTAAGTGGGAACATTTTACATTGCTACTGCAGTTGGAggcatttttacaaataaagtcaCCCAGTAAGCTACCAaccaaataagacaaaacaagaaCTCTTCAAGTCAGTCTTACGCATTTTACATTTAAACCTAGCACCTACGTGCCGAACACAGTTTCACCCATTCATCTCACAGAAGTACTACTTTATAACCAAGAGTAAGACTACTTAAAATGACTAGGGTAGTTAAATGAATTTAGTTGGCATACTTCAAAAGGCAGATGCTATTTCTGGCCCACAAAAAGCAGCAGTTTTTCTGCAGCCTTAATTATAATTCTGAGACATTCACACTTGAAACCCCAGTGGAACTGCCTGGAGCCAGTCAGCATTCATTTCCCCTAGAGCAGGAGGCTCTGGGACCACACCAGAAGCCATGAGGGAGGTAGgtgtggtgagtgtgtgtgtgacccccccaccccccacccccactacaaCACTCATTTTAATCAGATGATGCACAACAAGGATTCGTTTCAGTCTTTGGTGGGTCAGATATGCAGTTCCATTTTTTCAAACGAATATAATCAGATGCTGTGTAAGCTGATCAAAACTTATAGTGCATCCCCATTTCTGGGGATGCCCTTCGGCCGCAGGATTCTCGGATGTTATCGTAAATGCAGGGGACAAAAGCCAACTGCAATTTCTCAGGCGCATCTACCACCGCCTCCAGttcaaaaattttctaaattcccAAACTATTCGAGACTCCTTTGCTCACGTAACGAAATCAGTACATACCACACGGATTTAACCTTACTTAGCAAATTGaccttttccacattttttccccctgcagaAGCGCGGGTTACAGTTTCCTAATGTCAATCAAAACGAGCCGGAATGTAGCACGTTTGCAGCAACCCGGAGAGCCAGGTCCGCAGCGAGGGGCGGGAGAGAAGCCATACTCACAGGGTCCGCTCATTTTTTCCCAGCTTCTCCTCGCTCTTGGGGCTGTTGCCGGAGCTCTTGTCCATGGATCCGCAGTCGTGCTGGACAGCCAGGAACATGGCACTTTGCATTATCCATCCTCCTCTGCTAGGGATGCAGACGTTTGCGAGAGACTCTGCGCGGCCACATTTATTAGAAGGGACGGGGCGGGGCCTCAGGCCGCCGGTCCCGCCCCCAGAGGGCGCCGATTGGTCGGTTGGAGACGGGCACGGGGCGGGGTTAGCCCCCAGCCTGCGGCAGTCACGGGCGCTGCGGAAGGGTCTCGAAGCGGGGCCCGCTGACGTCTGCGGCTGCTGCTTCGTGCGCACTTCGTGCCAGACCCGGCGGCTGGTGGGGTTTGGTGTGGATCGGACGGAGAAGCCCAGCCGCGAGCCGCGGCCAGTGACCTTTCTCAAGGACTGGCGGCCCCCGACGAAGGGAGGAGCCGAAGTTGGCCGCGGGCCGGAGGCGGGAGGGGGGAGAGCCGGGAGAGCGGGGAGAGGGGTCCCCCAGGCCCGCgctccgctcccctcccccacgcttACGGCGCCCCCGGACCGCGGAGTGGAGCGCTGCTTCCCCGCCGGGCCGGACTCCCTTGTAGGGGACCAGGGAAGAGTTGCCTTGTGTCGAAGTAAGAAGTGTGTAAACGTggtgattcacagagctgtactcCTGGgatgaaaacatatgtttattaaaaaataaaaataataaaaaaaagatgtaccaCCCGCTTTCCCACCCCCTTTGAGGGTTCGTTCTCTTCCCGCCCCTCATTTCTTGCTTTGCAAACTGAGGCGGTTGGGAGACCCTCGCCTAATTCCCGATCTGCGATTCCATTTAGTGTGCCGGGACGGAAAAGATGAAAAGCAGGAACCCTGACAATTCAGGGGCAGGTTGGTGACCTACTCTGCAGCTTGCCGTGGAACACGTTTGGAATGAATGATAAATAAGGAAGGAACAGGAGAAAGTGACTTCATCAGACCATAGTGTTTTTGACTGTGTGTGCCTTTTTTGATCACAAAGGATGCGTGATTGGGTGTGTCCGTGGGGTTGCAAGCTGTTTCTCCGGAGTCCTTGGCTGCTTTTCCTTCCAGAACAGAGATCACAGATCGCCCTGTGCTGAGACAGAGGGAAACACCGAGACCTCGCAACTGTAACACGCCAGAGCCATTCTTGTTTAAGAATGCAAGGATGCAGGATTTCCTCCTGAGTCATTCCTGGTTGCCTTAGAATTTACCAGAAACACTTAACTTGAAAaaaggggagaggtggggagcgtagagaggaggaggagacgtTAGTGGGTTTACTTGAATAAgtttaatttgttatttcttcaaaaatcatCTCTACTGTAGCCAGCTGTAAATATTTTGATTGGAAGGACAGAGAACCTCCACAATAGATAGCCTCAACACAATTACTTGATTTCAGGTAACAGAACTGTACAGTGGAATATTCAAATGGTTTCCCTATCAAGCATTTAAGTAGAAAATAAGATTAACAGCAAGGTAGTGATTAGGCTGCAAAATTCTCCCTGATTTGCATTAGAACTGCTTGAAGAAAATCAGAACTAGTTTAGCGTCTTAAAGTGAGCTACCAGTAATTGGGAGATCCAAGTTTGACTTGTAGGGTAAAATGGGCAATTATTACTAAGAGAACAGTCATACTTGATTATGGAAAGGAAAGCCATTTAGATCTCAGTAGTAAGTACTTTAAAACATGTTTGTGAAATGTAAGAATGCTATTTTTCTCATGCATATACTCTTTTATCTGTAAAAGAACATCACATATTTCCATCTATTTTCACTTCCTgattattcaataattatttattaaataagtgtGATAATAggcacttgcttttttttttttttttttttttttttttgggccaGTGTAAACCTTAATACATTATTCACTTAGAACCTCAGATGATAGAATTCACTCATAGTGGAAGGTCCAGGAGTTCTGACAAAGAGACAGCAAGGAGAAAGAGCTGGACCTGTGTCCTGGAGACCTAATTAGAGTCTCAGCTTAACCAGTAAGTGCTAAGTAACCGTTGAGACTGTCTCATCACACCTCCTGGAGCCCCAAGTTTCTCATTTGTACTAAGAGTAATGTACCTTTATTGCCAATCTTATGAGATGTTATGTGACTCATGTGAGGGGCACACAGAAATGTGGCATTATTAATTTGCATATGTGTGAAAAAGGAATTATGGCTATCCAAGGTAGAAAAACCATTAAAGAATTAACTCAGAGTTAATTCGGTTATAAATGTGTAatgctattaaaatatcaaaataatgtcCAGAGATTTGTAAAGTTTTAAGCTcataatagaatttttaatatgTACTCTCTGgataataaataaggaaaacaaataatttgcCATTTAACTTTTTCAGGGATCACCGAGCAGGGAGGTTAAATCGAAAATATACGTATTTGTTTAAGCAACTGGTTTAAATACAGGactattctagatgtttctgtttatttttttcataaacgGTTTGGGATTGACAGCAAATGTCAAGTggcaacaaattatttttttcctgaaaattatgAGGTCAATTGATAAATCTGAATGTgtaacaatttattatttctgtaggagttattttaagatttta
The window above is part of the Mustela erminea isolate mMusErm1 chromosome 17, mMusErm1.Pri, whole genome shotgun sequence genome. Proteins encoded here:
- the RGS2 gene encoding LOW QUALITY PROTEIN: regulator of G-protein signaling 2 (The sequence of the model RefSeq protein was modified relative to this genomic sequence to represent the inferred CDS: inserted 1 base in 1 codon; deleted 2 bases in 2 codons; substituted 2 bases at 2 genomic stop codons), whose amino-acid sequence is MQSAMFLAVQHDCGSMDKSSGNSPKSEEKLGKNERTLLKDWKTRLSYFLQKFILSWEAQTGKKSKQQTFIKXAFPXEAQLWSEAFDELLASKYGLAAFRAFLKSEFCEENIEFWLACEDFKKTKSPQKLSSKARKIYTDFIEKEAPKEINIDFQTKTLIAXNIQEATSGCFTTAQKRVYSLMENNSYPRFLESEFYQDLCKKPQITTEPHAT